ACAATGCAACCTGCATATTAACAGTAACTACCACACAACAAAAAGCCAACAAGTAACATGCATTCAACACTATGTAACCAAAATGCACTTCTCCAAAAACTTCGAAAAGAAAGAACACTCGAAGAAAATGTTTATGAGTTCTTATCTTACCCATGAGAAATGACCACcatgaaatttattattcacCCCAGCCAAGTGTGAATCCAGAGGAGTCAGCTTCAATAATCGCGGAGCTGGTATCTTATTTCCCATTCGACCACTGAATCCAGTCTTAGTCTTGCCATCTTTATCCGTAAAGAGCGTACAAATAAGGACCAAATATGTGTCTGTTGTCCCCAATACCCACTTCCCATCATATGTAACATCCACATGAGTAATAGGCGAGCCAAGCCCAGGAAAAGCTGTCCTAGCCTGCCTCATTGATGTCCTTGAATACAACCTAATCTTGCCATCAATTGATCCAACAACAATAGATCCATCGCCTGTACTTGCAAAGCATTGAAAATTGGTCCCTCTTGAAAATTGATGCCCCTGACTCCAACTCAAAACAGGCGATTCACCACCAATACTCTGCACCATTCCTCTCTTATCTCTCATATCCCATTGACATAATCTATTATCGTCCAAACCCAGAAAGGTACTCTCGGATGGGTCCAATTGAGCCCCTTTAGTATCATTTGTTATATCCCTCATTGTAATCTCAGTCCCATCTTTTTCAAACTTCCACCCTGTCACAATCTTTCCCGTTTCAATATCAAGCTGCTGAATCCCTGTTGAATGCGGCTTCCCTTCCTTTAATGGACTCATTAACATCATATTCGTCTCTGCTCTCATGAGCATTGCCTTTTTTGGAGTCAATTGGTCCGAACTAGTCCTACTTCTGTCATCAAACTTGACGCAAATGCCCTTCCCATGAATACCCTTGTGATAGTTCCTATAAACTTGTACACCCAAATCATTAACCAAGAAACTATTATTTAAAGCACCTAAAGTCAAGCTCTGCACACCCCCATTAGCCGCCTCCTCAAACTCCTCCATCAAATCCTGATTTGCATGCACAGGTGTTCCTTTGCCTGAAGGAGTATCACCCTCGGCATCAtcccataccgtatcatcggcAATTTCTGGCTTAACCCAGCCAATAAATTCCTTCCCATAAACCTTAATCTTGTTCTCTTCGTTGGCTTGAAGCCCATAAACATTCTCAAACAGACAATCTTGAAACTGGGTCACAAATGTTCTATACTCCTCATCAGTGAAAAATTTCAAAGCCCAGACTCCATTATTAACGAAATCGACACGCCTTTGATCTCCAAACATCTTCAATTGCATTTCCGTGGAAACCCTCGCCCTAACTTTGGACCCAACTTTCAAAATCCAGAAATAGCTCTCTCCACTGCGAGATTCTTCTTCTTGATCAGAATCATCATTGCCGTCGATTTTACAGGTCTTGAAAAAATTGTAAGAAGTGAGCTTATCGGAGACGATCCACTTGGCGGATGGCGTGTTGCCGCCGATATGGAGATAAAGCTTGACAGAATTAGGTATAGCATGTTGGGAATTTGGGTATTTgagttttagagatttgagtttGGCATCGATTTCGTCCAGAGCTTTTCTGGATCGGCTTGAAGAGGTGCTTTGGGGTGTCTCCTGGCGCTCTACGGCGTCGTAATGGaattcttcctcttcctcttcctcttcctccccCGATTGGTACTCTGATTCAGAGTCAGAAAGGTCTCGACCTTCGCGGCTTTGGGAGGTGCCCATGTTTGGATTTAGAGAAACTGAGAGAAAATTGTGGGAATTTGGAGAAATGATTGGAATTTCAGAATTCAGATGTTTCTTGGGAATCTGGGTTGAGATTGATAGAGGCAGACTTTGTTATGTTTCATTTTATAGCAGATTTTGTCACCGGCTATCACCGGTTTCAAATTTCTCCTCTTTCTTTTCAGTTATTTAATTTTCGcggtaaaattttttatttataaaatttatgtaaactgataaattttttttcttacaagattaataattagaaaaatattttattcttattgaataaaaatattttaaataataattaatttattaatatatttactgaATATGTATTAAGAAGTAATGTTAAtgtttattttaatagaatatatattgagaaaatttaaatgaagtttgttattttaaacattttattcatattttaaactATTTGAAACTAAAATAAGTTTATTTTGGAGACACCAGGAAAATGgattatttttagaaaataaaaaaaaattatttttcataagaaATATACCTTATTTTATCTGATCattaaacaaaaatttcatATGGGGTTTTCTTCGGTAACAAGTCGTAGATAGCGTTAAACTAACGTCTAGCTCACTCGCTCCTTTGCTTCGTGTCGAAGAATAGCCAGGTGATTCCGGACATCGCCACGTTCGTGTGGGCACCGTGTTTGTATCGCGTGACAAGAAACAACTCGCACACGTGAGGATTAAActattgaataaatatttatatttaaatttatacctCTAGTTTATTCAGAGGGACAAACGATTAAAATTATcagtgaatttttaaaatttcgaCTCGATAAATTTTAATCGAATTCAGtttgttttataaataaattaagtttgattttaatttttaaaataatttgataaataagttaaattgaGTTTTAcagtatttaatttattaaaaatttataaatttaatttttttaagttcataaaaaattttacaaactAACTCATTTAAATATATTCAACTCAatgtcataaaaaaattaaatttaaatttaaatttttataattttctataaatataattctaattttttaaaatttcactcTACTGAATTTGATTGCATTTTTAAAGTTTGCTGTTATTCggtttgtaaaaattaaaaatttcattgtTTACAAGTTTCTTATACAACTTAAATAtataactcttttttttttcattttaattttataattttattatgtttttaatggtaAACAGAGAATTTTaacttcaaatttttaattttagttaggtttgaaattgaatgtatttaaagaaataaaaaacaaatgCTGTTTCATAACTGTTTTGAATTGAAAATGTTAGAATTAAAGTTTTACCTTACTCAAAGCTGCAGCTAAGCTCGAACGGAAGACTTACTTTTGACAGTTGTAAATATttagaatatattttaattaattaaaaattaaattaaatcaagaatTAGAATGAcaacaaaatataattttttaatttcttttacgtttttgaatttaaatttttctatctTTTATTTTGAGAAGTAGCCTATTTAATGGGTTGAAATATGAATAAAAAGATATCTTGCGTTAGATCAGAATTtttgcctttttattatttagataataccttattaattaatttaattaaataaataattatttaaacggGTAATGGAGTAGCAATTACATAGTAATTtgtgttaaaaaattaaataatttgatttaaataatttattttgtaattattaattaaacttaaaattttattttctaaacgcagataattaattaaatttatatgtttattatgggcaatcaattaattaaaagttaatttagTACTTTATAAATCAATAttgaattaagaaaaaattagtAAATTCATGAACACTCTAATATCAATCGATAAAAccttttaatttgaattactTTCAAATGAATTCTCATAATTGATTACTtactttatttaataattattttttaatttttattaataaaattttcgattctaatttttttatattaaaattattttttttcatacttaaaattaaaaaaaaaagttttatgaTTACTCATTTACTTtatctataaaataatttttaaatttaaaaaatatactcaaTTACATTTAGTGCATATGACATCCGTCactcaataaaattatttttgactagatttaataaaaactttacttttttatttatttataaaatgaattaaatttaaatttattcatattttgattaaattcaaaataaatatatttgaaattcaattcaaatataaattttttttgacGATTTCCATAGTTTAATTAACTTGGATTagttttctaaatttatttatattttaattaatttataatagttttaataaaaatatttattgaatttatttttatattatattacatgtatacaagtaataaaaaatctaaaacttaGAGTTGTTTGAATTTCAATGATTGCACTTAATTACGAGCAACCATATAATTATACGGCATCATTCAGTATTGttaaaaatatcataataaaattgcCATTTCAGAGTGAGATTTAATGTAActgaaatcaatttttttttaaaattatttttaatgatgtgATTAGCAATATGTATGATTTATATTTGCGTGCAaaagtataattatttttttaataaaaataaagatacaattaaaaatgtataaagttttgaattaaaaaatatgaatttttaagatataattaaaaatttataatttcataataaattatatttataataataataataataataataataaatattataataataaataatcataAGAGAATTAATCCATCATACTATTTGTCGTCAACTCTCCCTTTGATGCTAGGCTGGGTGTCTAAAAGAAGTTTTACTAaatgttaattattatttttcttcaatattttatattcatattttactttttacttatttaaattatatattataatataattaataaattaattaataaaaaataattatctttaTAGTTCTTTTTTATCACTGCAATCTAAAATTATAGAGCGAAAACTCTTTCGGTTTCtgaatatttcatttaatttaaaaggaatgataaaaaaattaatattttaaatttgacgAAAATAAATTGTTCTGAATTGATTATACTGCTTCTGAAATGAACACTCTTAATAGTATTTACATGAATGTTTCTGTCTGGAGTCCCAACTCTCTAAACGGATGAATTAGTTATGTGCAGTCAATCTGTAATTCAAAAAAATgattacagaaaaaaaaaaatcttcctCACATAactcaaaaaatatattttatgttcaCTTATTTTTTTCGATAGATTTTTCCTTttggatttttaaaattttctgttTGAATTCACTGTAATCTTTACTGTGTGaaactatattatttaattccattaatttttctttatttttattaagtatttatattatattttattatttagtattttcacttatttttattgtttatgtaCGTTAAATTAAATATGTTGATACTCATATATTTGCACATTTTACTAATCCAGGCCTACATCTTGCATatcaagggaaaaaaaaaaagcaatggaATCTCATTGTATTCTTGTAAATCCtatatagataaaaaaattcCCAAAACATTTATAAAGAACGgagtaaaaaagaaagaaaacaaagcaTAAGATAGGTTAAAGGAGTGAACAGACTATGCAAATAAGGTATCTTGATCATGAAAACTTAATCAGAGGCCCTGTAGAATGCGAAGATAAAAACCAGGTCTATGATCGTTGAAGAAGAATACATGGAAATCGAGAGGGAAGCAACAATGGGGAGCTGACAAGAGGGTGTTGTCCTAGAGAAAGCTTGAGAAACATGACCTATAAGAGCGCTAATGATAGGGACTCGAAAGCAAAGACAGAGTTttagttttctttcttttgaaacTGAAATGATGTTGTTTTGAATAGTGGCTACGCAATAATAATATGACACGTGGATCATCGGAAGCACGCGTACATGCAATTGAATTGAAGAAATGCAGAAAAGACAAAGGCAATCCCAAAATATAACCGTTATATTATGATCGTGAATCATGGTGGGTTCTAATCGTTAATTATGATAGgtgttgatgaccgctggatttcttcaccccggtctggAGCTAGGCCCATAGTATCAGCCCATTATTTAGAGGTCTTCAAGTCTCCCGCATGAATCAGGTCCGGTCCGCTCAGCTTTAAGACCGGACTCCAGTTAGCTTCTTCAATCAGGCCGATCCAGTCCATACGGCCCATTAAACAGATCCTATCTGAACTCAGCTTTAATCCTATCTTCAGGCCCAGCTCGAAATCAGGAAGGGGATCAACCCATCTGTCTTGTGGGTCTATCCGCATGCACGCCCGGGGgaaatcagaggccgttacgcatggggcagagacctgatattctcgtacgtccgtatcaacatggcagggacaggtggcccaatgacagacagtttgttatacgtcactagcggacaaaagaaaACAGATAAAAGGAGGATTGCCCTCCTCTAGAAGAAAAATACTTTTTCTAAGTTGAGGAAACCCTTGTAAAATCccattttctggatctcagatcatcaactggcgccgtctgtgggaacgaaggagatcttttcatcgccggagttccactcttacaatacccactgagatccacgatggctaaccaCAATGAAAACAACACCAATAACACTCCCAACGACTTGAACTCTGTCCAAGAggggcaacagttctctttctccaatcctacaactccaaacaaccaaccacccatctctttcaacccctcgccaagcctggcagggaatGTGCCCGCCGCTGCCTTGGCCAGCCAAGACCTTCAAACCATCGCCCTTCAGTTAtaaaacaccgcccactggctggggcagatgATGCAACAACGGGGCCTCAATACCCCAATAAATGTGTTACCGGTGGTAGAAGAGCCCCAGACCAATGAACCTCAGCCTACCTTCAACCATCTCCAAACCGTCAACCGAGAAACCGGAGACGGGGGGAGAAGAGccagagaagaggaagagccgaaagctcgagttcatggaaggagggtgaggaAAATGATTGAGAATGATGAGGCCGACAGTTATTCTGCCGGAACAACCAAGCGGACGAGAAGCGAAGCGGAGTAAGAGGAGTACCGTCGGGAGAGGAAACCCAGGCAAGAGGAGGAGAGTGTAGACCgaaagctgcaaaagatgagagagcagcttTTGGCCGAGTTGGGAACGAAGGATCAGAATCAAACTCTCCTGCCCACCTTTTCACCCTTCTCGacgtgggtgcagcaggagattGTTCCCAAAAAatttatgatgccacctatggccgcatatgacggagctgggaacccccgggagcacgtcttgaactacaaAACTTTCATGGAACTGTAGACTttatcagatgccttgatgtgcaaagtGTTCCCAACGAtgctctcggggccagcacggGCATGGTTTAACAGCCTTGAGACCGGAAGTATCAGaagctttggagatctggccactcgcttcatcagccggttcattgcCGGGGTGCCTGCAGACAAGAAGACAAGTTATCTGGAGACAGTCAGGCAGAGAAGGGATGAATCGCTCAGGGAATACGTTGCccatttcaatacggaggccttgCAGATTTCGAAGCTGGATGAGGGTAGAGcagtggaggccatgcagaaagggacgacttcgcccgagttctttggctcgttgagcaggaagccccctacctcactggccgagctgatgaagagggcagagAAATACATAaagcaggatgatgccttaatGACGAGCAGGTTCGCCAAAGGAGTGGCAGATAAggggaaagccccggaggaaaggAGGCTGGAAAGGCAGGAGAAAAAGCAAGGCAGAAGGCCTGAGCCCTACAGACAGCcttgggagcgaagggaccaaagacccctCCCTCCCAGGGTCCCAGAACAGAAATCACTTCCGCCGTGGGTTCTAGAGAAGCCAACCCCACTCAATGCCTCCAGAGCCAAAGTGCTCATGGCCATTCAAGACAAGGAGTTCTTACAATGGCCTAGACCTATGAGAACGGAAGCAGaccagcgagatcctgacaa
This region of Manihot esculenta cultivar AM560-2 chromosome 10, M.esculenta_v8, whole genome shotgun sequence genomic DNA includes:
- the LOC110624800 gene encoding protein CYPRO4 — its product is MGTSQSREGRDLSDSESEYQSGEEEEEEEEEFHYDAVERQETPQSTSSSRSRKALDEIDAKLKSLKLKYPNSQHAIPNSVKLYLHIGGNTPSAKWIVSDKLTSYNFFKTCKIDGNDDSDQEEESRSGESYFWILKVGSKVRARVSTEMQLKMFGDQRRVDFVNNGVWALKFFTDEEYRTFVTQFQDCLFENVYGLQANEENKIKVYGKEFIGWVKPEIADDTVWDDAEGDTPSGKGTPVHANQDLMEEFEEAANGGVQSLTLGALNNSFLVNDLGVQVYRNYHKGIHGKGICVKFDDRSRTSSDQLTPKKAMLMRAETNMMLMSPLKEGKPHSTGIQQLDIETGKIVTGWKFEKDGTEITMRDITNDTKGAQLDPSESTFLGLDDNRLCQWDMRDKRGMVQSIGGESPVLSWSQGHQFSRGTNFQCFASTGDGSIVVGSIDGKIRLYSRTSMRQARTAFPGLGSPITHVDVTYDGKWVLGTTDTYLVLICTLFTDKDGKTKTGFSGRMGNKIPAPRLLKLTPLDSHLAGVNNKFHGGHFSWVTESGKQERHLVATVGKFSVIWDFQQVKNSAHECYRNQQGLKSCYCYKIVLKDESIVESRFMHDNYAVSNSPEAPLVVATPMKVSSISLSGKRSQA